The Lysobacterales bacterium DNA window AAGGGCACGTGTTGCCAGCAGTGCGCCACCAGTGCAGTCAGCTTGCGCCACTGCAGGGCGTCGAGCTGCTCCGGATCCAGCCACTGGCTGGCCTCGTACTCGCGCAGGTGGCGCAGGGTGTGGCGGCCGCGCAGGCCTTCGTAGGCGGGCAGCAGCAGGTGCCGGAAGGCGGTCGCGTAGAGACTCATGGCGGCACGTTCCGGGCGTGCTGGCCGGCGCGGACCAGCAGGCGACCGAGCGCCCGTGGCCGTCCCCCCGCCAATCGCTGATGCATCTGGCCCATCCAGGCGATGTCGGCGGCGGTCCAGCAGCGCAGCAGCAGCGTGGCGCCGGCATAGACAAGCGCCACCAGCGGCCCGCCGAGCAGCAGGGCGGGCAGCGGCGACAGGTGCCGGGCCAGCGGCCAGGCCACCAGGGCCGCCAGGGCGCCCGCCAGCACGATCCGGGACAGGCGGGGCAGATCCAGGCGCGCGCCGCTGGCCGACAGGGCCAGGACGATCAGCGCCAGCGCCACCACGATGGTGGTGAGCGCGAACGCGACGGTCGCGCCTGCCAGCCCGTACATCGAGATCAGCACGACATCCAGGACCACCTTCAGGACCGCCCCGGCCAGGATCACGTTCATCAGGCTGCGCTGGCGGTCGGCGCCCAGCAGGTAGGAGGACGCGCCCTGCGACAGCGTCGACACCGACACCGCCAGCAGGCAGGCCGCGAACACCGGCGCCGCTGGCGCATAGGGCCGTCCGTACAGCAGGCCGATGATCGCCGGCGACATGACCATGCCGAACGCCACCACCGGCGCAGCCAGCAGTGCCAGGTAGCTGGTCGATGCCGACAGCCGGCGGCCGGCCAGCTCGCGGCCCTGGCTCAGGGCGTTCGCCATCATCGGCAGCAGCAGGGCGCCGAACACCCCGGGCACCAGCAGGGCGGCGCCGGTGGCGAGCTGGAAGGCGACCTTGAAATGGCCGGCTGAGGCGGCGCTGTCGTACAGGGTCAGGAACAGCACCTCGACTTCGCTCGCGGTCACGAAGCCGACCGTCACGGAGACCGCGACCAGCGCGATGTAGCTGCGCATGCGGGCACGAAGCTCGGCATCGAGCGCCGGCGGCTGTGCCTGCGGCGGCGGCAGCAGGCGCA harbors:
- a CDS encoding polysaccharide biosynthesis C-terminal domain-containing protein; this encodes MSTRGAALRNTLFSSVGIYTEYFLGMLTSIVIARHLGPGDFGAYSLVIWLVAVGVAATNSGAASAVIKYVAELRGAARLDLVRPLLAWLRRAQLAFLAVVMVAGAVLFVRYGDRVMPDFDHGVLLAILVATTWLRSSYMFNISIAKGFEDFRATAVVAATVAPLNLVLVVAAWWLGGPMEWFLGVFTLSSLAFWWASRRQVLRLLPPPQAQPPALDAELRARMRSYIALVAVSVTVGFVTASEVEVLFLTLYDSAASAGHFKVAFQLATGAALLVPGVFGALLLPMMANALSQGRELAGRRLSASTSYLALLAAPVVAFGMVMSPAIIGLLYGRPYAPAAPVFAACLLAVSVSTLSQGASSYLLGADRQRSLMNVILAGAVLKVVLDVVLISMYGLAGATVAFALTTIVVALALIVLALSASGARLDLPRLSRIVLAGALAALVAWPLARHLSPLPALLLGGPLVALVYAGATLLLRCWTAADIAWMGQMHQRLAGGRPRALGRLLVRAGQHARNVPP